A part of Candidatus Electrothrix aestuarii genomic DNA contains:
- the rsmI gene encoding 16S rRNA (cytidine(1402)-2'-O)-methyltransferase, producing the protein MKPEQKTGSLYIVATPIGNLADISQRMKDILSSVDLLACEDTRHTGRLLAYLGIKADLTSYHRDNEQKKTAYLLEKLCDGMDIALVSDAGTPGVSDPGAVLVRAARQQDIPVVPIPGPSALAAALSVSGIQGGGFYFGGFPAAKTGERIKQFHALKAFNCSLVFYEAPHRIQATLQDCLEVFGDRQAQLFRELTKLHEEHLFGPISKLIELTKGKVKGELVLIVSGMTESREERPEDLNELIIWYRDKGKTSLKDAVRLISRDLDISRSQVYRQALSIWNDV; encoded by the coding sequence ATGAAACCCGAACAAAAGACTGGCTCACTGTATATTGTCGCAACCCCCATCGGTAACCTTGCTGATATCAGTCAACGTATGAAGGATATCCTCTCTTCCGTAGATCTTCTCGCCTGCGAGGACACCCGCCACACCGGAAGACTACTGGCCTACTTGGGCATCAAGGCGGACCTGACCAGCTATCATCGTGATAATGAGCAGAAAAAAACAGCCTACCTACTTGAAAAGCTCTGTGATGGAATGGATATCGCCCTGGTTTCGGATGCTGGCACGCCAGGAGTTTCCGACCCCGGAGCAGTTCTGGTCCGGGCCGCACGCCAGCAAGACATCCCTGTTGTGCCCATCCCCGGCCCCTCAGCCCTTGCAGCAGCCCTTTCTGTTTCCGGCATACAAGGCGGAGGATTTTATTTCGGCGGTTTTCCGGCAGCGAAAACAGGCGAGCGCATCAAGCAATTCCATGCGCTCAAGGCATTTAACTGCTCTCTGGTCTTTTACGAAGCCCCCCACCGTATTCAGGCGACCTTACAGGACTGCCTTGAGGTTTTCGGAGATCGACAGGCCCAGCTCTTCCGCGAACTGACCAAGCTCCACGAAGAGCATCTTTTCGGCCCCATTTCCAAACTGATAGAGCTCACCAAGGGTAAGGTCAAGGGCGAGTTGGTCCTGATCGTCAGCGGGATGACTGAATCCCGAGAAGAACGCCCGGAAGACCTCAACGAATTGATCATCTGGTATCGTGACAAAGGAAAAACTTCACTCAAGGACGCGGTCCGTCTCATTTCCAGAGACCTGGATATTTCACGATCACAGGTCTATCGCCAAGCATTATCTATCTGGAACGACGTATAA
- a CDS encoding acyl-CoA dehydratase activase — translation MKSLGICAGASSISLAGLEQNSTEKKLLFTQSRAHDGNPRKVLREMLEQIEDLQEYSIAVTGRKFRNMLNFSGIAEPEAVELAAAYLLPPDHPYRVVISAGGETTMVYHLDEDGRVNEIHTGNKCASGTGEFFLQQLGRMSVTLDEAGEMKLPEKPYKVSGRCSVFCKSDCTHALNKGIPKDQVVAGLSRMMSGKVMELLKKLPKDAVMLVGGCVGNQAMVHYLQEAIPDLYIPTEAAAFEALGAALWAMENEVRPFTSLNAIFTDQRAGLATLPPLSECQHLVDYKHQERGVAVEGDKVILGLDVGSTTTKGVLMRRSDKAIVAAEYLRTNGDPIGASKNVYQSLADQVKVPISIEGLGVTGSGRQIAGLHALTDGVINEIVAHATAAVHFDPEVDTIFEIGGQDAKYTYITNGVPSDYAMNEACSAGTGSFLEEAAKESLGLAVTEIGNTAFRATAPPNFSDQCAAFIGSDIKRSVQENVPLKDIVAGLVYSIGMNYNNRVKGNRPVGKKVFVQGGVCYNKAVPAAMAGLTGKHVVVPSEAGLMGAFGVALEVERRMEQGLLTAQEYDLQELIAREVEYGEPFKCGGGKDCDRGCEISRIKIKDKVYPFGGICNRYDNLIHNRKVRTEDLNLVIKREQRVFRDLAPADPTDTRPTVGMNRSFLLNTYFPFFNAFFAELGFRLTLPSKEDPKGMDQQGAAFCYPVEIAHNYAATLLTEKPDYIFMPHLRGLDMGEPDMTSCTCVLVQGEPYYLRTAFPGLTPAGRVISQVIDFSKGNTADTEAFEELIRKLGVDTNTVDAALQAADTAQKTFTQDIRAMGKEALAALEADPEKFGTVVFGRPYNAFASVANKGIPAKFASRGIAVIPFDMLPYWEEKLSDDENMYWAMGQIILKGARFVERHPQLFGTYITNFSCGPDSFLVSFFRDVMGRKPSLTLELDSHTADAGLETRIEAFLDIIRYYREIQKKATSALVSDRLFRAATLEEKDGVAGVRTSDAQWVPLSDPKVRLLIPAMSRYCTPLLAAAFGRIGIRTEILESANEDVLKLGRGNASCKECLPLQTTLGGLLHRIKEREDNEILIYYMASSDGPCRLGQYHVYTKRVLERQKIRNVAMLTPTSMNGYCNLGDNFLRAAWRAIIIGDLFDEMWSTVLAGAKDREAGLQVFHEEFEAVRKVIHRRWPIIASQLSKSAARLKQIELKMPYEQIPKISLIGEMYVRHDPLSLQNIMEKLADRGFIVRTAMISEYIKFIDWLIKHDIEGERTKGFAIREQVKRYFNHAIRKRLGPSGLFFYDGNAPIEPVMEAGSKYVSPYLTVETIVTVGSAMHEILHPSCGIISIGPFGCMPSRVAEAVLNEKFTTTEKLAQLNGEESRWRPILEKERKLPFICIETDGNPFPQLIEARMEAFCLQAERLNEQMLACR, via the coding sequence ATGAAATCTTTAGGCATATGTGCAGGTGCATCCAGCATCTCCCTTGCAGGACTTGAGCAGAACAGCACGGAAAAGAAGCTTCTTTTTACTCAATCCCGAGCCCATGATGGCAACCCGAGAAAGGTGTTGCGGGAGATGCTGGAGCAGATTGAAGATCTGCAGGAATACAGTATCGCGGTCACTGGTCGGAAATTCAGAAATATGCTCAACTTTTCCGGCATTGCTGAACCCGAGGCGGTGGAACTGGCTGCGGCGTACCTGCTGCCGCCGGATCATCCCTATCGGGTGGTGATCAGCGCCGGTGGTGAGACCACGATGGTCTATCATCTGGATGAGGACGGCAGGGTAAACGAGATCCATACCGGGAATAAATGCGCCTCCGGAACCGGGGAGTTTTTTCTCCAGCAGCTGGGCCGGATGTCAGTGACCCTGGATGAGGCAGGGGAGATGAAGCTGCCGGAGAAACCCTATAAGGTTTCCGGTCGTTGCTCGGTCTTCTGCAAAAGTGATTGCACCCATGCCCTGAACAAGGGAATCCCCAAGGATCAGGTGGTAGCAGGCCTATCCCGGATGATGTCCGGCAAGGTCATGGAACTGCTCAAGAAGCTGCCCAAAGATGCGGTCATGCTGGTGGGTGGTTGCGTGGGCAATCAGGCAATGGTTCATTACCTGCAAGAGGCCATCCCGGATCTCTACATCCCGACAGAGGCTGCGGCTTTTGAGGCCCTGGGCGCGGCCCTCTGGGCAATGGAGAATGAAGTCCGCCCCTTCACCTCGCTGAATGCCATCTTTACCGACCAGCGGGCCGGGCTGGCCACCCTGCCCCCGCTCTCTGAATGCCAGCATCTGGTGGATTATAAGCACCAGGAACGAGGTGTTGCGGTGGAAGGCGACAAGGTGATCCTCGGGTTGGACGTAGGTTCCACAACCACCAAGGGCGTGCTCATGCGGCGCAGCGATAAGGCCATCGTTGCAGCCGAATACCTGCGCACCAACGGCGATCCCATCGGGGCCTCGAAAAATGTCTACCAGAGTCTGGCTGATCAGGTCAAGGTGCCGATCAGCATTGAGGGCCTGGGTGTCACCGGGTCCGGTCGCCAGATTGCCGGTCTCCATGCCCTGACCGATGGGGTGATCAACGAGATCGTGGCCCATGCAACAGCAGCGGTTCATTTTGATCCTGAGGTAGACACCATATTCGAGATCGGCGGCCAGGATGCCAAGTACACCTATATCACCAACGGGGTGCCCAGCGATTACGCCATGAACGAGGCATGCAGCGCCGGGACTGGCTCCTTTCTCGAAGAGGCAGCCAAGGAGAGCCTGGGGCTGGCCGTGACCGAGATCGGTAATACCGCTTTCCGGGCCACAGCTCCGCCCAACTTCAGCGACCAGTGTGCTGCCTTTATCGGCTCGGACATCAAACGCTCAGTCCAGGAAAACGTGCCCCTGAAGGACATCGTGGCCGGTCTGGTCTACTCCATTGGCATGAATTATAATAACCGAGTTAAGGGCAACCGTCCCGTGGGCAAGAAGGTCTTTGTTCAGGGCGGAGTCTGCTATAATAAGGCCGTACCCGCAGCAATGGCCGGGTTGACCGGCAAACATGTGGTGGTTCCTTCCGAGGCCGGACTCATGGGGGCATTTGGTGTGGCCCTGGAAGTGGAACGAAGGATGGAGCAGGGGCTGCTCACAGCCCAGGAATATGATCTCCAGGAACTCATTGCCCGTGAGGTGGAATACGGCGAACCCTTCAAATGCGGCGGAGGTAAGGACTGTGACCGGGGCTGCGAGATCTCCCGGATCAAGATCAAGGACAAGGTCTATCCCTTTGGAGGTATCTGTAACCGCTACGACAACCTGATCCATAACCGCAAGGTCAGGACCGAGGACTTGAATCTGGTCATCAAGCGCGAGCAGCGGGTCTTCCGCGATCTGGCACCAGCTGATCCGACAGACACCCGCCCCACTGTGGGCATGAACCGCTCCTTTCTCCTCAACACCTATTTCCCCTTTTTCAATGCCTTCTTTGCCGAGCTGGGCTTCCGCCTCACCCTGCCCTCCAAGGAAGATCCCAAGGGCATGGATCAGCAGGGAGCAGCCTTTTGCTATCCGGTGGAGATCGCCCATAATTACGCAGCAACCCTGCTGACGGAAAAGCCGGATTACATCTTCATGCCCCATCTCCGGGGACTGGACATGGGCGAGCCGGATATGACCTCCTGCACCTGCGTGCTGGTCCAGGGAGAGCCCTATTATCTGCGCACCGCCTTCCCGGGCCTGACGCCTGCTGGCCGGGTAATCTCCCAAGTGATTGACTTTTCCAAGGGCAATACCGCAGACACCGAGGCCTTTGAGGAGCTGATCCGCAAATTGGGCGTTGATACCAATACGGTTGATGCGGCCTTGCAGGCGGCGGATACGGCCCAGAAGACCTTTACCCAGGATATCCGCGCAATGGGTAAGGAGGCCTTGGCTGCTCTTGAGGCGGACCCGGAAAAATTCGGCACTGTGGTCTTTGGTCGTCCCTATAACGCCTTTGCCTCAGTGGCCAATAAGGGTATTCCGGCCAAATTCGCCAGCCGGGGCATTGCTGTGATCCCCTTTGACATGCTGCCCTACTGGGAGGAAAAGCTCTCTGATGACGAGAACATGTACTGGGCTATGGGCCAGATCATCCTCAAGGGTGCCCGCTTTGTCGAGCGTCACCCCCAGCTCTTTGGCACCTATATCACCAACTTCTCCTGCGGCCCAGACTCCTTCCTGGTTAGCTTTTTCCGGGATGTGATGGGCCGCAAGCCCTCCCTGACCCTGGAGCTGGACAGCCATACCGCTGATGCTGGCCTGGAGACCCGCATCGAGGCCTTCCTCGACATTATCCGCTATTACCGGGAGATCCAGAAAAAGGCGACCTCTGCCCTGGTGAGCGATCGTCTCTTCCGCGCCGCCACCCTTGAGGAGAAAGACGGTGTCGCTGGCGTCCGCACCTCAGATGCCCAGTGGGTTCCCCTCTCTGACCCCAAGGTCCGCCTGCTTATCCCGGCCATGAGCCGCTATTGCACCCCTTTGCTGGCAGCTGCTTTCGGCAGGATCGGCATCCGCACGGAAATCCTGGAATCAGCCAACGAGGACGTCCTCAAGCTGGGACGTGGTAATGCCTCCTGCAAGGAATGTCTGCCCTTACAGACCACCCTGGGTGGCTTACTGCACCGCATCAAAGAACGTGAGGACAACGAGATACTGATCTACTACATGGCCAGCTCCGACGGTCCCTGCCGTCTGGGGCAGTACCATGTCTACACCAAGCGGGTGCTGGAGCGACAAAAGATCCGGAACGTGGCCATGCTCACCCCCACCTCCATGAATGGGTATTGCAACCTGGGGGACAACTTCCTGCGGGCGGCCTGGCGTGCCATTATCATCGGTGACCTCTTTGACGAGATGTGGTCCACCGTGCTGGCCGGGGCCAAGGATCGGGAGGCAGGCCTACAGGTCTTTCATGAAGAGTTCGAGGCGGTCAGGAAGGTTATACATCGGCGCTGGCCTATTATTGCCTCCCAGCTCTCCAAGTCTGCGGCCCGCCTGAAGCAGATTGAGCTGAAGATGCCCTATGAGCAGATCCCCAAGATCTCCCTGATCGGGGAGATGTACGTGCGCCATGACCCCCTCTCCCTCCAGAACATCATGGAGAAGCTGGCGGATCGGGGCTTTATCGTGCGCACGGCCATGATCAGCGAGTACATCAAGTTCATTGACTGGCTGATCAAGCATGACATCGAGGGCGAGCGGACCAAGGGCTTTGCTATTCGGGAGCAGGTGAAGCGCTACTTCAACCATGCCATCCGCAAGCGGCTCGGACCGAGCGGACTGTTCTTCTATGACGGCAATGCCCCTATCGAGCCGGTCATGGAAGCGGGTAGCAAGTATGTTTCCCCCTACCTCACTGTGGAGACCATTGTCACGGTGGGCTCGGCCATGCACGAGATCCTCCATCCCTCCTGCGGCATCATCTCCATTGGTCCCTTCGGCTGTATGCCCTCGCGGGTGGCTGAGGCGGTGCTCAACGAGAAGTTCACCACCACCGAGAAGCTGGCCCAGCTCAACGGTGAGGAATCCCGCTGGCGGCCCATCCTGGAGAAGGAGCGCAAGCTGCCGTTC